In Deinococcus apachensis DSM 19763, a single genomic region encodes these proteins:
- a CDS encoding DUF5691 domain-containing protein: MSRELRDLALVATRGTSRAELPAPAGPLAPALASVPGDTPEARLLARAALLGLHARAGAPLLRAAAPPPPPVPAAEAPLPPALAALLPTMIRTGSALTARALATVAVRGWTLNAAQVLALYQQQPDLAQDLWSLADARARVTLEAHPLSRQARKAGELTAWHARLAALTERRAHDPAQAALELEELWVSQPADRRKDLLALMRRDLHPGDRPLLETATRDRSPEVQKQARQLLGHLPGPLQDELLALLLQAVKVSGRLNRKITFGAFDLPAALGQPRAGQYDDGDLHRLLGALPTGLILRTLGVTWAELHQAARAHHWSLANEVQEPPPPLPEPPDPETARARLRDLAGQPQVSAETLLDAVRAMLPDPWADLVAEPVDLQVTLAARAVGLVQREGQSGPVRGLTGLLGDRLSPDLTLPPPTPLPFELPPRPNKLPTWQTAADWEERQRLDHAQREQAAFQAWRELQGVLRLRREWRDALAAHTS, encoded by the coding sequence ATGAGCCGCGAGCTGCGCGACCTGGCCCTGGTCGCCACCCGCGGCACCAGCCGGGCCGAGCTGCCCGCGCCCGCCGGACCCCTGGCCCCGGCCCTGGCGAGCGTACCCGGCGACACCCCCGAGGCCCGCCTGCTGGCCCGCGCCGCCCTCCTGGGCCTGCACGCCCGCGCCGGAGCGCCCCTCCTGCGGGCGGCCGCGCCGCCTCCCCCACCTGTGCCTGCTGCCGAAGCTCCACTGCCGCCGGCCCTGGCGGCCCTGCTGCCCACCATGATTCGCACTGGCTCCGCCCTGACTGCACGGGCGTTGGCCACCGTGGCTGTGCGCGGCTGGACCCTGAACGCCGCGCAGGTGCTGGCGCTGTACCAGCAGCAGCCGGACCTTGCCCAGGACCTGTGGTCGCTGGCCGACGCGCGGGCGCGGGTCACCCTGGAGGCCCATCCCCTGAGTAGGCAGGCGCGGAAGGCCGGGGAACTCACCGCCTGGCACGCCAGACTGGCTGCCCTGACCGAGCGGCGGGCCCATGACCCGGCGCAGGCCGCTCTGGAGCTGGAAGAGCTGTGGGTCAGCCAGCCCGCCGACCGGCGCAAGGACCTGCTGGCCCTGATGCGCCGCGACCTGCACCCCGGGGACCGCCCGCTGCTGGAAACGGCGACGCGCGACCGCTCACCCGAGGTGCAGAAACAGGCGCGGCAACTCCTGGGTCATCTTCCCGGTCCCCTGCAGGACGAGCTGCTGGCGTTGCTGCTCCAGGCGGTGAAGGTGAGTGGTCGGCTGAACAGGAAGATCACCTTCGGGGCCTTCGACCTGCCCGCCGCGCTCGGCCAGCCGCGGGCCGGGCAGTACGACGACGGCGACCTTCACCGCCTGCTGGGCGCCCTGCCCACCGGGCTGATCCTGAGGACGCTCGGGGTGACCTGGGCCGAACTCCACCAGGCGGCCCGCGCGCACCACTGGTCGCTGGCCAACGAAGTGCAGGAGCCGCCGCCCCCCCTGCCGGAGCCGCCGGACCCGGAAACCGCCCGTGCCCGACTGCGCGACCTCGCCGGGCAGCCGCAGGTCTCCGCGGAAACACTGCTGGACGCGGTGCGGGCCATGCTGCCCGATCCATGGGCGGACCTCGTGGCAGAACCGGTGGACCTCCAGGTCACCCTGGCTGCGCGCGCGGTGGGGCTCGTTCAGCGCGAGGGTCAGAGCGGGCCGGTGCGGGGCCTGACCGGGCTGCTGGGCGATCGCCTCTCGCCCGACCTCACGCTGCCACCGCCCACGCCTCTCCCTTTCGAACTGCCACCGCGCCCGAACAAGCTCCCCACCTGGCAGACCGCCGCCGACTGGGAGGAACGCCAGCGCCTGGACCATGCCCAGAGAGAGCAGGCCGCGTTCCAGGCCTGGCGCGAGCTGCAAGGCGTCCTGCGGCTGCGCCGCGAGTGGCGGGACGCCCTGGCCGCGCACACCTCCTGA
- a CDS encoding alpha/beta fold hydrolase — protein MNPVSRKSVSSGFRPLALALLSALGIGWAAQTGRTGGRFDVGGYRLDLHCTAPAPGPTVLLLGGLEEATEAWPVTAYDVARTHRVCWYAMAGVSPSDPAPGVTDGVARAEELHRLLIRAGVKGPFVLVAYRFGSQIARLYTDRHRTNVAGMVLVNPWQEDLAPALDAFFRQNPPVLDDLGSAPANRYTPPSPLGGVRALQQFVRAYTVGASTWKAGWNIRAGDAQVRRAAPLGELPLVVVTPHLDAFSVAQAGTLKSMYGQRLWRILGDSQARLTRLSHNSDQVFSEVAWDAVQNEDPGLVLGALRRVLTVAQGSSALGR, from the coding sequence ATGAACCCTGTGTCACGCAAATCGGTTTCGAGCGGATTCCGCCCCCTCGCCCTCGCCCTGCTGAGCGCGCTCGGCATCGGATGGGCGGCGCAGACGGGCCGCACCGGTGGGCGCTTTGACGTGGGCGGGTACCGCCTGGATCTCCACTGCACAGCGCCCGCCCCCGGCCCCACCGTCCTGCTGCTGGGCGGCTTGGAGGAGGCGACGGAGGCGTGGCCGGTCACGGCCTACGACGTGGCCAGGACGCATCGCGTCTGCTGGTACGCTATGGCAGGTGTGTCGCCCAGCGACCCGGCCCCGGGGGTCACGGACGGGGTGGCCCGGGCCGAGGAGCTGCACCGTCTCCTCATCCGGGCGGGCGTGAAGGGTCCTTTCGTCCTCGTCGCCTACCGCTTCGGCAGCCAGATCGCCCGGCTGTACACGGATCGCCATCGCACCAACGTCGCCGGGATGGTTCTCGTCAATCCCTGGCAGGAGGACCTCGCGCCCGCCCTGGACGCCTTCTTCCGCCAGAACCCCCCGGTGCTCGATGACCTCGGCTCCGCCCCGGCCAACCGCTACACACCCCCCTCACCCCTGGGAGGTGTACGCGCCCTGCAGCAATTTGTTCGCGCCTACACGGTAGGGGCAAGCACCTGGAAGGCCGGCTGGAACATCCGCGCCGGGGACGCCCAGGTTCGCCGTGCGGCGCCCTTGGGCGAGCTCCCACTCGTGGTGGTCACGCCCCACCTCGACGCCTTTAGCGTCGCCCAGGCAGGGACCCTGAAGTCGATGTACGGCCAGAGGCTGTGGCGAATCCTGGGAGACAGCCAGGCGCGGCTGACCCGGCTCTCACACAACAGCGACCAAGTGTTCTCCGAGGTCGCCTGGGACGCCGTCCAGAACGAGGACCCTGGCCTGGTGCTGGGAGCTCTCCGGCGGGTTCTGACCGTCGCACAGGGCTCATCCGCTCTCGGGCGGTAA
- a CDS encoding recombinase family protein yields the protein MSRAQRVGYVRVSSAGQNTARQLDGVPVDRVFEDHASGKGAARPALGELRRYVREGDVVVVHSMDRLARDLDDLRALVDEFTGRGVQVEFVREGLLFSGDDTPMARRLLSVMGAVVEFERTLIRER from the coding sequence GTGTCGCGGGCGCAGCGGGTGGGGTACGTGCGGGTGAGCAGCGCCGGGCAGAACACCGCGCGGCAGCTCGATGGTGTGCCGGTGGACCGGGTGTTCGAGGATCACGCCAGCGGAAAAGGCGCGGCGCGGCCGGCGCTCGGTGAGCTTCGCCGCTACGTGCGTGAGGGCGACGTGGTGGTCGTGCACTCGATGGACCGCCTGGCCCGCGACCTCGACGACCTGCGTGCCCTGGTCGACGAGTTCACCGGCCGCGGCGTGCAGGTCGAGTTCGTCCGGGAGGGGTTGCTCTTTTCTGGCGACGATACGCCCATGGCGCGGCGGCTGCTGAGTGTCATGGGCGCGGTGGTGGAGTTCGAGCGGACGCTGATCCGCGAGCGGTAG
- a CDS encoding SWIM zinc finger family protein yields MTRSFDRLTAEVALALAPDSSSAKAAQKLARPAGWPTLARDGDVLWGECQGSGAHPYLVGVDARSPEVGSKCSCPSRKFPCKHALGLLLLHAAQSGEWKDTAPPPDLARWLEGRVTRAEKAAQPPGDDSADPAARAGAQAKAQAARDRKRSAGLEDLEVWLSDLVREGLQAARARPYSDWDRQAARLVDAQLPGAARRVRQIPELLHDETGEALTAHLGQLWLLTQGWRQRDALSEVERADLLTALGAPLDRAGVPAAAPQVWQVLGSLQEEEGKLTVRRTWLLGAGPPGGEPRLALLLDFAPTGQALPAPLPPGQTLTAAVGHAPSAYPQRALVQREVTAVAAPLSLPGGTLAELQARYAAALALNPWLERIGAFVGPAYLHLDPPQLCDAEGHAVPLSPRVEPAELWAMLARAETRLPTYFGEWDRQGFLPVAAVGLEAAEPGVPA; encoded by the coding sequence TTGACCCGCTCTTTCGACAGGCTGACCGCCGAGGTCGCGCTCGCCCTCGCGCCGGACAGCAGCAGTGCCAAGGCTGCCCAGAAGCTCGCCCGCCCTGCCGGGTGGCCCACGCTGGCCCGCGACGGCGACGTGCTGTGGGGTGAATGTCAGGGCAGCGGCGCGCACCCCTACCTGGTGGGCGTGGACGCCCGCAGCCCGGAGGTCGGCAGCAAGTGCAGTTGCCCCAGCCGCAAGTTTCCCTGCAAGCACGCCCTGGGGCTCCTGCTCCTGCACGCCGCACAATCCGGCGAGTGGAAGGACACCGCCCCACCCCCCGACCTCGCCCGCTGGCTGGAGGGCCGCGTCACCCGGGCTGAGAAAGCCGCGCAGCCCCCCGGCGACGATTCCGCCGACCCTGCGGCGCGCGCCGGAGCGCAGGCGAAAGCCCAGGCCGCCCGCGACCGCAAACGCTCGGCAGGGCTGGAGGACCTTGAAGTGTGGCTGAGCGACCTCGTGCGCGAGGGGCTCCAGGCGGCCCGGGCCCGCCCATACAGCGACTGGGACCGGCAGGCCGCCCGGCTGGTCGACGCGCAGCTTCCGGGCGCGGCGCGGCGGGTCCGGCAGATCCCCGAGTTGCTGCACGACGAGACTGGAGAGGCCCTCACCGCCCACCTGGGGCAGTTGTGGCTGCTCACGCAGGGTTGGCGGCAGCGGGACGCCCTGAGTGAAGTCGAGCGTGCCGACCTCCTCACGGCGCTGGGCGCACCCCTGGACCGGGCGGGCGTGCCCGCGGCCGCGCCGCAGGTCTGGCAGGTCCTCGGCTCGCTGCAGGAGGAGGAGGGCAAGCTGACGGTGAGGCGCACCTGGTTGCTGGGGGCAGGCCCCCCCGGCGGGGAACCGAGGCTGGCCCTGCTGCTCGACTTCGCCCCCACCGGGCAGGCGTTGCCCGCCCCGCTGCCCCCGGGCCAGACCCTGACGGCGGCGGTGGGCCACGCGCCCTCGGCCTATCCCCAGCGGGCCCTGGTGCAGAGAGAGGTGACGGCGGTGGCCGCCCCGCTGTCCCTTCCCGGCGGGACGCTGGCCGAGTTGCAGGCGCGCTACGCGGCCGCCCTGGCCCTGAACCCCTGGCTGGAGCGCATCGGCGCGTTTGTCGGCCCGGCGTACCTCCACCTTGACCCGCCGCAGCTCTGCGACGCGGAGGGCCACGCCGTCCCGCTGAGCCCGCGGGTGGAGCCCGCCGAGCTCTGGGCCATGCTCGCCCGGGCGGAGACGCGCCTGCCGACCTATTTCGGGGAATGGGACCGGCAGGGCTTCCTGCCGGTGGCGGCCGTGGGCCTTGAGGCGGCCGAACCCGGAGTGCCCGCATGA
- a CDS encoding cupin domain-containing protein codes for MKTNPITVRRLTGALAAGALLGLVASGQTPGVTLRAAHAAVVTGQPSEINVEQDVLEIAPGACTGYHEHGGPGLETVISGTVTVETRGAPGTKAFTAGQMYVYAAGTIHNFCNRGKVPAVFTAAFLLPKGVAPVTPR; via the coding sequence ATGAAGACGAATCCCATCACGGTTCGGCGGTTGACCGGCGCTCTGGCCGCAGGCGCGCTGCTCGGTCTGGTGGCTTCGGGCCAGACGCCTGGGGTCACCCTGAGGGCGGCGCACGCAGCCGTAGTTACGGGTCAACCGTCTGAGATCAACGTCGAGCAGGACGTCTTGGAAATAGCCCCGGGGGCCTGCACCGGCTATCACGAGCATGGCGGCCCGGGCCTGGAGACAGTCATCAGCGGCACGGTCACCGTGGAAACCCGGGGTGCGCCAGGCACCAAGGCTTTCACCGCGGGGCAGATGTACGTGTACGCGGCCGGGACCATCCACAACTTCTGCAACCGGGGCAAGGTCCCGGCCGTGTTCACGGCGGCCTTCCTGCTCCCCAAAGGCGTGGCCCCCGTGACGCCGCGGTGA